The Branchiostoma lanceolatum isolate klBraLanc5 chromosome 5, klBraLanc5.hap2, whole genome shotgun sequence region AGATGATCGCAAGAACCAATATCTGTAACATTAAGTGTTTGACTTGAGCATTTTGCTGATATATACGGGCTAAAATGTCCAACTAGATCGACCAAAAGGAAGTAACGCACCACCTAGCCAGATGTAGGAAGACTCATATACAACAAGTTATTAAGAGGCTGTAATTCATCATTGTGAAAGGTGTATAGATTGCATGACCTATAAGGAATTAGCCTAGACCAAAACTAATTAGACTAGACTAGACCAATTACTTTGCTACCGTTGCGAAGGAAAAGGTTATCGAACTATCAGAGCATGACAATAAAGGTCGTCACCTTCACTGGTTGCAGAAGAGAGATGTCCGCCAGAAAGGTGGTGAAGTACGCCGACAGCCACCTCTCGGACTTGTCCTTGCCCCACTCCAGGCTGTACAGCACGGTGAAGATGGCTGACCCCACGGCAGACAGCACCACCAGCACCCAGGCCACATACTTGCACCAGTGCGGCAGGCCCTTGGCTGTTCCTTGCTGCGTGGGTGCCGCAGCTGGGCCGGCTGTCTCCACGTCTCTGACCCGACGGCCGCCCTTG contains the following coding sequences:
- the LOC136434356 gene encoding polycystin-1-like protein 2 codes for the protein MVSSAMWLSDENVTQVVQAVSLGPFSFTLNTVYTGIMTSITCLPVVMAIVLLFQYSRPSSKGGRRVRDVETAGPAAAPTQQGTAKGLPHWCKYVAWVLVVLSAVGSAIFTVLYSLEWGKDKSERWLSAYFTTFLADISLLQPVKVVDSG